Genomic DNA from Alosa alosa isolate M-15738 ecotype Scorff River chromosome 6, AALO_Geno_1.1, whole genome shotgun sequence:
AGGTCCCAGTACAAGTGTCTGACACACTGAAGTGTGGTGATGGCCACGTCTGTGGAACATCATGGTGCAGATGGATAAGATTCATTAGATTATGACTAGAGTGGTATGCTCGATGCTAAGGTCATAATGCTAAGCGCTATCCAGTTTCAAATGCCTTTAAGTTTAAGGCTCCTGGCAGCCCAGCATGAATTATCAGATTCATTGTGTGAACACTGCAGATTCTGGAACAGGTCGAGGAGACATGATGTTGAGTAAGAAAATACATTTGGACAACAAAAATAGCATTCTCAGTGTAAAGTATACCATACTAACAGACTGCATTACCCCAAACAAGTGTGCAGGCCTTAGTGTTACACATCCCAGATGTATACCTCGCGGTCAATATGTTTCACTTTGTGTATTTAGCAGATCATATTTATCTTGTTGCAAAATATCATTTTAGTACCACATGGATTGTTCAGTTTTTTTAGGAAGTGTCCAAATAAATGGCCTTTGCTGCGCAAGGCAGCTCAGGCAATGTTGTTGAGTTGGGTATGGACAACATGTCATCAATAACATGCAAATACTGCTGACAAACACAGGTGCAATATagatgctctctctttctttctgactctatgtgtctctctcttacacacacacacacacacacacacacatacaaaaaaacaggTAGACAAAAACCTTTTCCATAcgtatacatacacaaacacaaacatacaaacatgccaACATTTGACAAACAATATCATGGGATTCCATGCAATTCAGAAGTGAATGCCAACATCTCAGGGCAGCATTTGAATTACATGAATGAACTGGGAAAATTAtgccataaacataaacatcaaGCAAACAACAAGAGCTGTAACACATCATTTTAACAACATGTCTTTACTTACAGAAAGCcaatacatacacgcacatagagccaaacacatacagcagcagacatacatacacatagaccCAGACTCGCATGTGCGCACacgctcgcgcacacacacgcacacacacacacgcacacacacgcacgcacacacacgcacacacacacacacacacacacacacacacgcacacacacacacacacatcacatcaaatGGATTTCCTCCTTAGTGGTAAATGGGTCAACGCTCATAGAAATGACCTGGTCATCTATGTGGTTATCTAGGACAATATCCATTCAATCATAACCTTTAGATTTCAAGATATTCTTTAAGTTTAAATGAAGGGCATTACAGACAAACTGTAAAAATTACATTCTTGCATAGTGCATATATTAGGATGTGACTCATGTTTTGAAAGTGAATGTGGTGAAATATAGGAGAGTATCAATCTCAATGTCAGTGATCACTGATCAGAAAAAGATCTTCATCGTCAACACTCACAGCAGTCAAAGCTGTGAGCTTTCTCATTACAAAATCTTTACAGAACAAAGATTTACTGAgcacaaaaacaaaccaaaagaGAATGCTAGAACAGAGGTTCTAAAACCTCCCAGAACATGACAATCTAAGTACTTGATGACCTAATACAGGAATGTGTCAAATTTGGTCCTTGAGATCCTCAGAGGCAGAATGCTCGTAAAAGACCCCAGAAGATGAGACTCTGAAGTGCTGGCTGGTTCTGGAGTGAGACGATGGCTACTGAAACCAAGTTGTAGCTACTGATAAGGATCCCATGCTATGGATAATGAGTCATGTGACATTTGACATCATCCAACCTAAGAACAGCCCCCTGGCTGCCTCCAGCACCATGCGAGTCTTTCCTGTCAGAACAGCGGCACAACTTGTATTTGATCACCTGAGGgaaacaaaagcacacacacacacacacacacacacacacacacacacacacacacttagcataCGCCAGCCAtagcagaatacacacacacacacacacacacacgcacacacacacacacacgcacacacacacacacacgcacacacacacacaccgcacgctTACGCGCCTTgcgcacacaccgcacacacacacacacacacacacacagcaacaggcagcacacacacacacacatcacatcaaatGGATTTCCTCCTTAGTGGTAAATGGGTCAGCGCTCATAGAAATGACCTGGTCATCTATGTGGTTATCTAGGACAATATCCATTCAATCATAACCTTTAGATTTCAAGATATTCTTTAAGTTTAAATGAAGGGCATTACAGACAAACTGTAAAAATTACATTCTTGCATAGTGCATATATTAGGATGTGACTCATGTTTTGAAAGTGAATGTGGTGAAATATAGGAGAGTATCAATCTCAATGTCAGTGATCACTGATCAGAAAAAGATCTTCATCGTCAACACTCACAGCAGTCAAAGCTGTGAGCTTTCTCATTACAAAATCTTTACAGAACAAAGATTTACTGAgcacaaaaacaaaccaaaagaGAATGCTAGAACAGAGGTTCTAAAACCTCCCAGAACATGACAATCTAAGTACTTGATGACCTAATACAGGAATGTGTCAAATTTGGTCCTTGAGATCCTCAGAGGCAGAATGCTCGTAAAAGACCCCAGAAGATGAGACTCTGAAGTGCTGGCTGGTTCTGGAGTGAGACGATGGCTACTGAAACCAAGTTGTAGCTACTGATAAGGATCCCATGCTATGGATAATGAGTCATGTGACATTTGACATCATCCAACCTAAGAACAGCCCCCTGGCTGCCTCCAGCACCATGCGAGTCTTTCCTGTCAGAACAGCGGCACAACTTGTATTTGATCACCTGAGGgaaacaaaagcacacacacacacacacacacacacacacacacacacacacttagcatacacacacacgtagcaaGTAGCATAAGGATAATTTCATCTGACACTCAATACAATTTAaccatacattttttaaaaatggttaGGAATTAGAGCATTAGAATCTCTGAACATTAAAAAGATAACCTAGGCAAGTGAGTTAAATCCCAACCCACCTTCCCTCATACAGGTCCCACCCTGAGTCTTACCTCGTACAAGTAGTCAAACAGCTCCAGGATGGTTAGGATACTGGCTCCAATAAAGAGTCCCATCTGCCCTCCAATATCACCTACCACAAATGCCAATAGTTACAATACGACAAGATTACAATCATAACTCATTCCTGCCTTGATCAATTTCGGGACAGAATCTGAAATATTTCCCCTATGAACTATCCTACAAACTATAGTGCAACTATACTATAGTGCAAACCTTCAAAAAGGAAAGGTTAAAAAGAGAAAATCTCAAGGAAGACTGCACAATGGATGAATGAACTACGCTCAACAATACCATTAAAATCTTTCTAGCCATGAGAATATGTGAATGTGAACTATGTGTGATTCATGCAGAGGAGAGCACAGAGAGAaggtgaggagggagggggagagaccCACCCAATAGTCCAGCAACCTCATAGGCTTTCTTCTGTTCAATGGTCTCATAGTTCAGTGCCTCAAAGAAGATGTCTAGCACCAATATATTATCCCTACGGACAAGAATTACAATTCACATACAACTcgtacatggacacacatgcatttaTATGTTCTGGGAAGTGTACTGAATATGCTTGGCTACatttaaagaaagaaaacacatgAATTAATGAATTTAACCTTTATTCTCGGAAGCCAATGATGGCGAAATAAGAGGGAACAGGATGGATCAAAAGGACACAACCAAATCATACCTGACAGAATTAAAGCAGCAAAAGGGCCTTTCATTGTCAAACACACATTGAAACTCTTGAGGCTACTCACTCAATGTACTCCTCTGATCTGTTGTACTTCTTGGCCAGGTATTTAGCAGAAGCCTTGCTGGGAATCTTGACAAAGGACAGTTCCTTACTGTAGCGTGTCATGTTGCATGGGGAGTCGCACATGCAGAAGTCATTGTCTCGCTCCACTAAGAAGTCTTTTGGGGAGACAAACAAGAGTTCCACAAAAATGTGTAGGTTATCCAACTCATACTTACATAGGCTTACACATGTATACAGACAATAAGCATTGTTTTCTGTTATGACTCCTGCATTACTGTATATGCATGGAAGGCTGCTTTGAAGGTCACTTGAGTATGTTATTTTACACTGAACACATTGTTATTTTCAAACAAGACCAAAGATGTCTCAGTCAGCACTGTCTTAAAACCCAAACATCCAGGTACCTCCTCAGATGATTATTCTGGTCTGATGAAAGACCAAATGGCTGTGTAAATGTGCTGTCGACAGTAATCACCATCACAAACTTAGGAGATAGCACATTCTACATCTTGtcctatgtttttgttttcaatttGAATGTATTTGCCCATTCTAAACTTGGAACCAAAAATGGCTTTGAGGATAAGTTGCATCTATGCATGAAGTTTTGGGAAATCTAATACCACCCACAGACAAGCCCAGACTTAAAAGCCATCTTATATGCTTGTTTAGAGCCACATTAGCCTAAGGCATACATGGGCAACATACAGCCCGCGGGCCACATCAGGCCCGTGGGCTTTCCCTGACCGGCCCGCATAAGGTCCGTGAAAGAacaatagtcaagagcctagcatagagataatgcacgcaaatcaatatcgttgcttttattttgaaagcaaCTGCTATTTGTACGCCCATACATTTGTGCGATATACGATGTAAACACCCTCACTAATGTGCTGGCGAATAGAATTTGtgcttctgcgtcgacacaatgcagttgcctttaaGTCGGCGTAAAAAGTTTTGTCTCTTATGTCTGCGTCGCTCACCACCGCAAAGGTTGTCAGAACGAACTCCTGCTATTTGTTGGAGATACGAAGTGTtaatttcaaaacgttactggcaGATAGACAGTTTACATTCGTATAACCCCGTcactgtaaccaaaatatgtctgagtttatttgcaaagcttatgttagcgaactagtatgatgctactacccacaggttgcttgaagcagccggctcaacaAACAGGGCGAGTTGACCAATCGCAGTTTTgtgcataaagttaaagcaaaaacatagcctacatttttaaaatagttttctttgtgcatgttgattaactaatgacagcctactattgtctgcttcacattttcatagtctaattctgcatagagttaatctaatgatggtaatgatttaatgatgaaatattgctgagtgttgatgaaatggtggcacaggcctatggttgtactgactcacattttcatggcctagcctaattatatagatattgtagtacttttttatatcagtctttgaaaactgaaaaaaaaaatgtcaatgtcaaaaaatcattttcgagaatgaggattaaatactgtatggtattttgggtccggccctcctcaacagtcccagtttgtcatgtggccccttgaggaaattagttgcccacccctggcctaAGGGAAAGAGTAAACCCATAATTTAGCTTCCGCGATGAGCCCAGTTAGGCCAgaggggtatactacgaagcagtGGCTTACCCAGGTAACTATCTCCAAACAACACGGCACTTTAGAATCAATAGCTGCTCAGTGCAGCGGTTAAACTATCAGTTATTCGGGTTAACCAGTTACCAGTGGTTTGGCTCCTTAGTCCTTACCTAGAGCAGGATCAGCACATTCCTTATAGAGCTCTGGCGTGCAGTATGGGGCATCACCTGCATGGGGCAGCAgagtgttaaaaatgattaaacCTCTCTGAAGATCACAGAACTGAAACATGAGCGTCACTACATGAACGATACCACTACAAAGCACTTTTATGAATTATCACtaacaataaacaaattaaaagtgctgtgtgtgtgtgtctgtgtgtgtgtgtgagagagagatagagagagagagagaaagagaaagagagaaatgcagagagacagagacagacaaactaagagaaatgagagaaatgAAAGTGTTGAAGGAGATGGGGGTATTACCAGGCATATGCACCATGCGGCAGTTGCAGTTCTCCACCAGGTAGCGCGTCTCACAGTCAATACGGCAGGCGGTGATGCTGTACACCTCAAAGAAGTCAGAGCTTATGGCAGTCATCTTGCACTCTCCCCAGGGTGGAGGTAAATACATCAGCtgaagagaaaacacacacacacacacacacacacacacacacacacacacacacacacacacacgcgcaatgCGTTTCAGACATTAATATACACCAACACCCCAACACATTCAAAACGACACCCGTACACACACTTAAGAAATCCacacatattactgtaataataCATGTACAGACCCGCTGCTCCTGGCATGAGACGAATGTCTGGAAGCCTGGTGCTACCCCAAAGCCCAGCTGGTCGATGAAGGGCGGCTCATCCTGACCATGGATCTGAACTTTGATTCCGGCCTCAAAAGATGTCTCATCTACAGCGCGGAGATGTGGGACATCAGAGAGGTTagcactatacacacacacacacacacacacacacacacacaaacacacacacaaacacacacacagacagacacatgcatacatgcatacatatgcacacacacacaaacacacacacacacacacacacacacacacacacacacacacacacacaaagattcaAGATAAgttaacttctctctctctcgctctctgtcccATGTACCTGACTCTCCCCACACAGGCAGATACTCGTCTTGTTGGATGTCCAGCATCATCTCCAGGCCACTGCCCATTCCACCTCTCACACTGATCCGTGGGGACTGGTCACTTCCCCCATTAAACGTATAGCATTTCCCATAGCGTGTGAACAcctgaaacacagagagagagagaaagagagagagagagagagagaaaatgttacTATGGGTTAAGAACTTTATGAAGGACAGACCTCAACATCTGGATCAAATACTAATCAGATACAGATGAGATTAAATACTTGGGTCCCACAGGGCTGTCATCTGCAACAACGGAATGTCCCTTTTTAAACATGATGACATGGCTTTGGTGGCCCACCAGACAGACGAGGACAGGCAGTATGTGAACAGCATGGTCCTTTGGAATTGAACATCGGTAAGACCAAAGAGCTTAGTTGTGGGTGGAACCGAAGACCTGACACCCCACACCCTCTCTACAAACCACTCAGGCTGGAAGGACAGGTGGTGGAAAAGGTCGAGATCTTTAAGTACCCGGGCACAAATATCGACCTCAATCCCCTCCACCGCCCCTTGCAGCTGCTCCCAACATCTTTAAAGGTTCTCTAAGCACGGTTGGGTGACGTCACTTCTATTGACATTTCATACAAAAGAGAAAGCTAGctcgcccctccctccctccctccatctccctcctgtgcaactgaaactgtcaagaacgtgcatctcgtcggtgattggctggaacagtttgttatgtttcattgcagtttttggagcctgggctgtccacagagaccgtGTTCTTTGTACAATGTAATCAGGCAGCTAGGGGaccgtgaggagatgattgctgtatgtgacaaaaaaattcTAGCTTAGAAACCGTGTAACAAGACTTAAAGAACCTTTAATTCCCACTACTTTATGCATGgtaaacaataaaaatacaGACTGTCACTACCTGATACTTGAAGTTTAacacatttatttcaaaatgtaTAGATGTTTTCCCTGTGAGCTTCTAACCCAAGATTTTTTCCCTATTAAATCTTTGAATCCTTGAATGCACTTGGCACTCTATATTCAGTACTACTACTAGACAAGCCTTTCTTTGATGCTATGATGTCAAGCCCACTAGGTGGTAGCAGCTTACTGCATGAACCAGCATGGCACTGGAACAGAGGGGTTGTGAGTGGGGGAAGtttgtgtgaacgtgtgtgtgtgtgtgcatgtgtgtgtgtttgcatgtgtgtgcatgcgtgtgtgtgtgtgtgtgtatgtgtgtctgtttgtgtgtgtgtgagtgtgtgtctgtgtgtctctctctctctgtgtgtgtgtgtgtgctcgtgtgtgtgtgtatgctgaggATGAGGACAGGAGATGACGGATTAAGGGGGTTTACAAGGTGAAGAGCATGTAAGgtacagagagagtgaaagagagggagtgggagagagaagaaaaatcaCACATCTGTTTCCTCTTCTGTTGAACATACATGCAGAATTTTATCACAGACGTTGCCATAGAAACAAAGCAGTATTCTCTGAGGAAAGTGAACAGTCTCGTcctgacacacagatacacatactcaGAGTAAGGACACAGCAGCTGGCTGAaggatacagtaggctacagaaacctatgtgtttgtatttatggaTGGAGCCCTGGGGGTTTCATTGATTTGCCTCTAGTGAATTATCTGGTTCGTTCGCCTctccaaataaaaaaatcatgtacagaagaatacacacacacattgggatGATACCGTTATGAAACACACTCTGACATTACTGGGCCATGAACGTGTTCTCATTCTTTACACCAGCCCAAGAAGGGATTCCAGAGATGTAATTCTGCTCCAACATGTTGGCTTGGAAACACTCACTAAGGTTACTCTAGAATACACACAAAGTGGCTGTTTTAGACCACCTACTTATCTGCCATTATAGATCGATTTCTTCCAGAATGACTAATAATTTTacttatgtgtgtctgtgtacatgtgtaagtgtatgtgtgtgcgcgcgcatgtgtgtgtgtgtacatgtgtaagtgtatgtgtgtgcgcgcgcatgtgtgtgtgtgtagggggagagagagcgagagagagagagaaaggaaaagagagaaaaatgatCGATTCTGGCAAACGACTACGACAAGGACAGCCGCGGTACCTTTCTATTTACAATGTCTTCAGTTAGGAATACAGTGCACTGAGATGCTCTGCTTTAGACATATCTGACAGTCAGACAGAATACCATATCCTTTCAGCTGGCTCCAGTAGCATTTCACTGGGCGAGAAGTGCCACATGATTAAAGCCCTGTGGCAATTACTCACATAGAGTACAAGAGTTATGTTTCATGACTAATAGAAAAGGCCTTTGCTGAAACAACCAGGTCTTCCATCACTGCACCTAGGGCAGCCTATAACACTCTAGCCCACTCCATCCTTCCGCACAATAACCCTCTCCAGAAAATgttgaaaggaaaaaaaagcatAAAGGTCTCCAATTTTGCAAGGTGCTGATTTTGACCCATATAAATaggcttaaaaaataaaactcttTCTATCTTTATATCTGTACATTGTAATCTACTTTGCCTTTTATATCTCTATATATGTAAATTGTACATTACACTATAAtccaataaaaaacattttttttaaaaaatcttaaaATGGTTCACAAACGAATTTGGaaagggtaaggctatttgcacccctggtacaattagcagtgtatgctattcgtaccctggtgcaattagaagtgaattctattcgtaccccagtgcacacagcaatgtgttctattagtacccgtctggtacaaatatcaatgtatgctattcgtaccccggtgcacacagcaatgtgtcctattagtaccccgtctggtacaaatgtcaatgtatgctattcgtaccccggtgcacacagcaatgtgttctagtaataccccgtctggtacaaatatcagtgtatactatttgcacccctgtgatttattctggcatattgatcacacaatgtaataataataaaaaacaaacaacatgtttttgttgttctgtAACAAGTGTGAAtaagctcagctgtgtaatagacactctgaataaggtatgctgtttgcatcaatgtatagttagaagtggatgctattcagTACCCTGGTGtagtactgtatgctatttacaccctggtgcatgaactagctaattgttgcaatcaaaacttccgtttgagaaccgatttctcaAAACGGAGTTCAAATTgtcgccttctctccagagatgttggtacacatgcacactcactctaccaAAATGCATCACTTGGGGTTGAACCCCAGTCTCCCACATGTTATCCcatgtctgtgaccactgcactatcctCTTTCACAAAGAAAGGTGTTGCtggtaaacttatagtttataggcctgaacatCATATTCCGcgaaatttctgttaactaacaaactggccggttgtatgtgttcaatgaaccaagattatgaaaataaaaacacaacttttcaatctaaaacttaatctgaacagatattagtgcgaAACCTTTcaaattcttcactttctgctggcGAAAAAAGcgaatgtccgccatgttttttgtgcgtGAACAGCGtcttttgttgttatgtcacagggtgtgaataagctcagctgtgtaatagacactctgaataaggtatgctgtttgcatcaatgtatagttagaagtggatgctattcgtaccctggtgtagtactgtatgctatttacaccctggtgcatgaactagctaattgttgcaatcaaaacttccgtttgagaaccgatttctcaAAACGGAGTTCAAATTgtgcgccttctctccagagatgttggtacacatgcacactcactctaccaAAATGCATCACTTGGGAATTGAACCCCAGTCTCCCACATGTTATCCcatgtctgtgaccactgcactatcctCTTTCACAAAGAAAAGGTGTTGCtggtaaacttatagtttataggcctgaacatcatattcacgaaatttctgttaactaacaaactgacggttgtatgtgttcaatGAACCAagagtatgaaaataaaacacaacttttcaatctaaaacttaatctgaacagatattagtgccgaaacctttcagaattcttcactttctgctgacgaaaaaacgaatgtccgccatgttttgTGTGCGTGAAATACgcctttttgttgttatgtcacagggtgtgaatagctcagctgtgtggccaaggctattcgtaccaggggtgtaaatagacactccgtttTGGAAatgcccccacacccacacatacacagatgcagTTGGTATCACTACTATTTTTACTTTAATTTTAATGTATCTTTTATAAATAATCTTTTAATAATAAGGAAGTTAAGATTAAAGAGTAAATACTAGGGCATGTGCATTAAATAGTGAATATAAGGGGCAAGTGCCCTGCAGAATATGAATAA
This window encodes:
- the asic1a gene encoding acid-sensing ion channel 1A translates to MKTIAIMDLKVEPGEMDCDQPPPIEVFANTSTLHGISHIFSYDRISIKRCLWLLFFLSSLTLLLYVCTDRIQFYLEYPHVTKLDEITTPVMVFPAVTFCNLNSFRFSKVTRNDLYHAGELLALLGPRYEIRDQHLVDESVLEALKVKADFHNFKPRPFNMREFYDRTGHDINNMLLSCRFRGAPCRPEDFKVVFTRYGKCYTFNGGSDQSPRISVRGGMGSGLEMMLDIQQDEYLPVWGESDETSFEAGIKVQIHGQDEPPFIDQLGFGVAPGFQTFVSCQEQRLMYLPPPWGECKMTAISSDFFEVYSITACRIDCETRYLVENCNCRMVHMPGDAPYCTPELYKECADPALDFLVERDNDFCMCDSPCNMTRYSKELSFVKIPSKASAKYLAKKYNRSEEYIEDNILVLDIFFEALNYETIEQKKAYEVAGLLGDIGGQMGLFIGASILTILELFDYLYEVIKYKLCRCSDRKDSHGAGGSQGAVLRLDDVKCHMTHYP